The following proteins are encoded in a genomic region of bacterium:
- a CDS encoding FtsX-like permease family protein — protein MSIGRLVIKEILHRRINFFSGLVSVVLSIAVLIGVLFTLAMLDQQTARVLAEKEKETAARMEALQDDYRKIMKLLGFNLLIIPQNQKLADYFEEEQVTEYMPAFYADRLANAKLVTIQHILPSLQQKIYWPEKNRTIILIGTRGEIAAADARIREPLLVAVPWDHAVVGYELSQSLRLKPQDQITLLGHTFTVQSCNEERGSKDDISIWIDLKQAQQLLNKPEQINAILALKCHCHGNDIDQVRRDIAEILPGVQVIEQAGKVVTRAEARDRAKEEAAASMAAEIANRKKLRSELERFSSLLTPLVFVVSAVWLTSLFFINVRDRRSEVGLLRACGASDRKVMSLFLIKALMMGIIGALFGYLLGALIAVMRNPDGRLIDVINIPFFILAMLTAMTLSLIASWIPALCAARQDPALILREE, from the coding sequence ATGAGCATCGGCCGATTGGTGATAAAAGAAATACTGCACCGTAGGATTAATTTCTTTTCCGGTCTGGTATCGGTCGTTCTGTCCATCGCCGTTTTGATCGGCGTCCTGTTTACTCTGGCCATGCTGGATCAGCAGACCGCAAGGGTTTTAGCGGAAAAGGAGAAGGAGACCGCCGCGCGCATGGAGGCGCTGCAGGATGATTACCGAAAGATTATGAAGCTGCTCGGTTTTAACTTGTTGATCATTCCGCAGAACCAAAAGCTTGCCGACTATTTTGAAGAGGAGCAGGTTACCGAATACATGCCGGCTTTCTATGCGGACCGACTGGCGAATGCCAAGCTGGTAACGATTCAGCATATTCTGCCCAGCCTGCAGCAAAAAATTTACTGGCCTGAAAAAAATCGAACAATCATTCTGATCGGCACCCGCGGCGAAATCGCCGCCGCCGATGCGCGCATTCGTGAACCACTGCTGGTGGCAGTGCCCTGGGATCATGCGGTGGTCGGATATGAACTGTCCCAAAGTCTGCGTTTGAAGCCGCAAGATCAAATCACGCTGCTGGGTCATACCTTCACTGTTCAGAGCTGCAATGAGGAACGCGGCAGCAAGGACGATATATCCATTTGGATCGATTTAAAGCAAGCGCAACAGCTCCTGAATAAGCCGGAACAGATCAACGCCATTCTGGCTCTCAAATGCCACTGTCATGGAAATGACATCGATCAGGTGCGCCGGGATATCGCCGAAATATTGCCGGGCGTCCAGGTCATTGAGCAGGCGGGTAAAGTGGTGACGCGGGCGGAAGCGAGGGACCGCGCCAAAGAGGAAGCAGCCGCTTCTATGGCCGCCGAGATCGCCAACAGAAAAAAACTGCGTTCAGAACTGGAGCGTTTTTCCTCCTTGCTCACACCGCTGGTTTTTGTGGTCAGTGCGGTCTGGTTGACGTCCCTGTTTTTCATTAATGTCCGGGATCGCCGCAGTGAAGTCGGTTTGCTGCGCGCCTGCGGCGCCTCTGATCGCAAGGTGATGTCGTTGTTCTTGATCAAGGCGTTGATGATGGGCATCATCGGCGCGCTGTTCGGCTACCTGCTGGGCGCCCTGATCGCTGTGATGCGAAATCCAGACGGACGGCTTATCGATGTTATAAATATTCCGTTCTTCATTCTTGCCATGCTTACGGCGATGACGCTATCGCTGATTGCCAGCTGGATTCCGGCTCTCTGCGCAGCGCGTCAGGATCCCGCCCTGATTCTGCGGGAGGAGTGA
- a CDS encoding ABC transporter ATP-binding protein, whose amino-acid sequence MLQLQKISKIYWKQGQRIIALPPTELTIGEGEFIAVRGASGSGKTTLLLIAGGLLHPDSGHVLVQGKDLYQMESGDRAHWRSLNIGFVFQQYHLLPYLSVLDNVLVPQLAVDVGDLYDRAADLIQHFGLTSRQSHLPSELSAGEKQRVALARALLLNPKIILADEITGNLDPHNAEIVLRSLHEFVDQGGTVVLATHDAGAASQAHRILSLSMEKSGSE is encoded by the coding sequence ATGCTGCAACTGCAGAAGATCAGCAAAATCTATTGGAAACAAGGGCAACGCATCATCGCGTTGCCGCCTACAGAGTTGACCATCGGAGAGGGGGAATTTATCGCCGTTCGGGGAGCGAGTGGAAGCGGCAAAACCACGCTGCTGCTCATCGCCGGAGGATTGCTTCATCCGGATTCCGGACACGTGCTGGTGCAGGGCAAAGATTTGTATCAAATGGAGAGCGGCGACCGTGCGCATTGGCGGTCGCTGAACATCGGTTTTGTTTTTCAGCAGTATCATCTTCTGCCCTATTTGTCAGTGCTGGACAATGTGCTTGTTCCGCAGCTTGCTGTAGATGTCGGCGATCTTTATGATCGCGCGGCTGATTTGATACAACATTTTGGCCTGACATCGCGACAATCTCATCTTCCTTCCGAACTGAGCGCCGGAGAAAAGCAGCGGGTCGCATTAGCGCGGGCACTGCTGCTGAACCCCAAGATCATCCTGGCTGATGAAATCACCGGCAATCTGGATCCGCATAACGCCGAAATCGTTCTGCGCTCTTTGCACGAGTTCGTCGACCAAGGAGGCACCGTGGTGCTCGCCACCCATGATGCCGGAGCAGCCTCACAGGCGCATCGCATACTGTCGTTATCCATGGAAAAATCAGGATCGGAATAG